The Oncorhynchus nerka isolate Pitt River linkage group LG12, Oner_Uvic_2.0, whole genome shotgun sequence genome includes a region encoding these proteins:
- the LOC115138953 gene encoding protein L-Myc-1b-like, with product MLGINSRASHCDSWEMEYDCYQHYFLDDLDKEEDFYKSTAPSEDIWKKFALLPTPPMSPNRTISSGTLYFTPGDKFGWLSKVLGQDEEYEGPDTEELFGNMSSIIIQDCMWSSFSASQHLEKVSERMSAAAQARLSPPAPQNNVTMSASKAQCTPLTPPDSPLPSTMATECVDPAAVLTFPTISCRKPVSSGSESRSDSSDDDEVIDVVTVESKQSRARLGRKPVSITVRADPCPKRFHMSVHRQQHNYAAPSPDSDPEDDEEPQSKQSCPDSSLHQQPDSPTTISPTASSADSPQSSDAEDTDRRKNHNFLERKRRNDLRSRFLALRDVIPGLVESAKAPKVAILTQATEYLLQLHSREKHQAQERKRLKARQQKLLRRLADLKRS from the exons ATGCTTGGAATAAACTCAAGAGCATCGCATTGTGACAGCTGGGAGATGGAGTACGACTGCTATCAGCACTATTTCTTAGATGACCTTGACAAAGAGGAGGATTTCTACAAGTCAACCGCACCAAGTGAGGACATATGGAAAAAGTTTGCACTATTGCCCACCCCTCCCATGTCTCCTAACAGGACAATCAGCAGTGGTACCTTGTACTTTACCCCTGGAGACAAGTTTGGCTGGCTGTCCAAGGTCTTGGGCCAGGACGAGGAGTACGAGGGACCTGACACCGAGGAGCTTTTTGGGAACATGAGTTCCATTATTATCCAGGACTGCATGTGGAGTAGTTTCTCGGCCAGTCAGCACTTGGAGAAAGTCAGTGAGCGCATGTCAGCTGCAGCCCAGGCTCGTCTCTCCCCACCAGCACCCCAGAACAATGTGACTATGAGTGCCAGCAAAGCGCAGTGCACCCCGCTGACCCCACCTGACTCTCCACTGCCCAGCACTATGGCAACAGAATGCGTTGACCCAGCGGCTGTGCTCACCTTCCCAACCATCAGCTGTAGGAAACCGGTGTCATCGGGCTCTGAGTCTCGCTCCGATTCCTCTG ACGACGATGAGGTGATTGACGTGGTGACTGTGGAGAGCAAGCAGAGCCGAGCCCGACTGGGCCGTAAGCCTGTGTCCATCACTGTCCGAGCTGACCCCTGCCCAAAGCGTTTCCACATGTCTGTGCACCGGCAGCAGCACAACTACGCAGCCCCTTCCCCTGATAGCGACCCTGAGGATGATGAGGAACCACAGAGTAAACAGTCCTGTCCAGACTCCAGCCTCCACCAGCAGCCAGACTCCCCTACCACCATCTCCCCCACAGCTTCCTCTGCAGACAGCCCCCAGAGCTCTGACGCCGAGGACACTGACCGCCGGAAGAACCACAACTTCCTGGAGCGGAAGAGGCGGAATGATCTTCGCTCTCGCTTCTTGGCACTGCGGGATGTGATCCCGGGCCTGGTGGAGTCGGCCAAGGCCCCTAAGGTGGCCATCCTGACCCAGGCCACAGAGTACCTTCTCCAGCTGCACAGCAGAGAGAAGCACCAAGCTCAGGAGAGGAAACGTCTCAAAGCCCGCCAGCAGAAACTCCTCCGGAGGCTAGCCGACCTTAAACGCTCGTGA